The following proteins are co-located in the Trichormus variabilis 0441 genome:
- the tnpA gene encoding IS200/IS605 family transposase has translation MSLWRLYYHIVWATKQRLPLIMPSKESELHNYIIGKSDALNCIVHGIGGMEDHIHLVVSIPPTLAIADFIKKIKGSSSYYFNHNIAASSDKFSWQEGYGVFSLGSKQLEQAVNYVKNQKIHHSQGTTNSHLENI, from the coding sequence ATGTCCTTATGGCGGCTTTACTATCACATTGTTTGGGCAACAAAACAACGCCTACCTCTGATTATGCCCAGCAAAGAATCTGAGCTTCATAATTATATTATTGGTAAATCAGATGCACTAAATTGTATTGTTCATGGGATAGGTGGTATGGAAGACCATATTCATTTAGTTGTGTCTATTCCTCCAACACTAGCAATTGCAGATTTTATTAAAAAAATTAAAGGCAGTAGTTCTTATTATTTCAATCATAATATTGCTGCTAGTTCGGATAAATTTTCTTGGCAGGAAGGCTATGGGGTTTTCTCTTTAGGTAGCAAGCAACTTGAGCAGGCTGTTAATTATGTTAAAAATCAAAAAATCCATCATTCACAAGGAACAACAAATTCTCATTTGGAAAATATTTAA
- the drmA gene encoding DISARM system helicase DrmA, which translates to MINKTISLTSAEVRSRLIEALQLDLIGPTPDDIDHAEEILDQAPSKWYLTGFLVPHGAPIEQRGDDTGDDDLDVIQGGSAGEDEAVPDKPFAKKAFFPSSMGLSFLVAENASQLNLTVQWGDYFPIKDNTAAQSQDDSGAEEIFSPLELETTNPQEEANNNLSGCWKRIPRQTQITVPLKLPLHQSQSTKTIPIADSNGLQIVVSIRPVTSKELVPAGTRSVSVFLVNNRLSTSDKQLDISYIFQTSLIIHTPEPLVARPNLRGRDNHDWDENVADLQYRDDYEYAVGHNVSAIALTNPDGSCQEIRTAWIPTADVEKVIAAQVKDVELGMEALANAPTPAALQNMLSPMVDAYTDWIKEQHTKCPTEPKRLNVALDLLHRAEIANKRINAGIQALNDPQIFEAFCIANRAIATAIRQRTTHGKTTTPETVAPPKWRPFQLAFLLMNLVGIAYPENGDRELVDLLFFPTGGGKTEAYLGLAAFTLVLRRLRYPGVKSAGLSVLMRYTLRLLTLDQLGRAAAMICALELERQKNPQKLGTWPFEIGLWVGQTATPNRMGKKGDNDENSARERTRAFQNNDRNPSPIPLENCPWCGTKFNRNSFQLQPNPDQPTNLQVFCANRRCNFRGDNPLPIVTVDEPLYGRLPCFIISTVDKFATLPWVGETGALFGRVDRYDNDGFYGPTKLNRGKPLGGYLPPPDLIIQDELHLISGPLGTMVGLYETAIDALCSQEIDGKTIRPKIVASTATVRRASKQIQALFGRSEVDIFPPPGPDRRDSFFAKTVPATVKNARTYVGIAAQGRSLKVVLLRSYLALLGAAQKHWLEQGGKKNSDNPADPYMTLLGYFNSLRELGGSRRIVEDEVKSRLLRYSQHQRVDETSGLFADRKIDDEPEELTSRVSTSDVADTKRRMELTFDQEDKVDVVLATNMISVGLDITRLGLMVVLGQPKTAAEYIQATSRVGRDEERPGLVVTLLNIHRPRDRSHYERFFAWHSTFYRAVEATSVTPFSPRAIDRGIAAITVALARLGHPGMTAPTRAFDITQHRQELEFVVETIAQRAEMHDKELDANEAEALRHKVKNQVIDLLDDWTSIANGKISLQYQREVGEAPPLIFDPLDPELRNQPQKAQRFKAQRSLRDVEPTVNLWVINPYGHEVEEKGK; encoded by the coding sequence ATGATAAATAAAACAATATCTCTAACCTCAGCCGAAGTGCGATCGCGTCTCATCGAAGCCTTACAACTCGACCTTATAGGCCCCACCCCTGATGATATTGACCACGCAGAAGAAATTCTCGACCAAGCACCATCAAAATGGTATCTTACGGGTTTTCTTGTTCCGCATGGCGCACCCATCGAACAGCGTGGAGATGATACTGGTGATGATGATTTAGACGTAATACAAGGCGGTAGCGCGGGAGAAGATGAAGCTGTCCCAGACAAACCATTCGCCAAGAAAGCTTTTTTCCCTTCATCGATGGGTTTAAGTTTTCTGGTTGCTGAAAACGCCAGTCAACTTAATCTCACAGTGCAATGGGGTGATTACTTCCCAATAAAAGATAATACTGCTGCACAATCTCAAGATGATTCTGGTGCGGAAGAAATTTTCTCACCCCTGGAACTAGAAACTACTAACCCCCAAGAGGAAGCAAATAACAATTTATCGGGATGCTGGAAGCGGATTCCACGCCAAACCCAAATCACTGTTCCTTTAAAATTACCGCTTCATCAAAGCCAATCTACAAAAACTATTCCTATAGCTGATAGCAACGGTTTACAAATCGTCGTCTCCATCCGTCCTGTAACATCCAAAGAACTTGTCCCGGCTGGAACTCGTTCTGTTTCTGTATTTCTAGTCAATAATCGCCTCTCTACCTCAGATAAACAGCTCGATATTAGCTATATTTTTCAAACCAGTTTAATCATCCATACCCCAGAACCATTAGTAGCCCGTCCCAACTTACGCGGACGAGATAATCATGATTGGGATGAAAACGTCGCAGATTTACAATACCGCGATGATTACGAATATGCAGTAGGTCATAACGTTAGTGCGATCGCACTTACCAATCCCGATGGTAGCTGTCAGGAAATACGTACAGCATGGATACCAACGGCTGATGTGGAAAAGGTGATAGCCGCCCAAGTAAAAGACGTGGAATTGGGAATGGAAGCCTTAGCCAACGCACCCACACCAGCAGCATTGCAAAATATGCTGAGTCCAATGGTAGATGCTTACACTGATTGGATTAAGGAACAACACACCAAATGTCCCACCGAACCCAAGCGCTTAAATGTCGCCCTAGATTTACTCCACCGTGCGGAAATTGCTAACAAGCGCATCAACGCAGGTATCCAAGCCTTAAATGACCCACAAATATTTGAGGCTTTCTGCATCGCTAATCGCGCCATTGCTACAGCCATTCGCCAACGTACTACTCACGGTAAAACTACCACGCCGGAAACAGTAGCACCACCAAAATGGCGACCCTTCCAGTTAGCATTTTTACTGATGAACTTGGTAGGGATAGCTTACCCCGAAAATGGCGATCGTGAATTAGTCGATTTGCTATTCTTCCCCACAGGTGGCGGTAAAACCGAAGCCTACTTAGGACTCGCAGCCTTTACCCTGGTCTTGCGGCGACTGCGTTATCCTGGTGTCAAATCGGCTGGGTTAAGCGTCCTCATGCGCTATACCCTGCGGCTTTTGACCCTCGACCAACTCGGAAGGGCGGCAGCGATGATTTGCGCCTTAGAATTGGAACGTCAAAAAAACCCGCAGAAGTTGGGAACTTGGCCGTTTGAAATTGGGCTATGGGTAGGACAAACCGCAACACCCAACCGCATGGGTAAAAAAGGAGATAACGACGAAAACAGTGCTAGAGAACGTACTCGTGCTTTTCAAAATAACGATCGCAATCCCTCACCTATTCCCTTAGAAAATTGTCCTTGGTGTGGGACAAAATTTAATCGCAACTCATTCCAATTACAGCCAAATCCCGACCAACCAACCAATTTACAAGTATTTTGTGCTAACCGTCGCTGTAATTTCCGTGGTGACAATCCTTTACCAATAGTCACCGTAGACGAGCCACTATACGGCCGTCTACCTTGTTTTATTATCTCTACAGTAGATAAATTCGCTACCCTGCCTTGGGTGGGAGAAACTGGTGCATTATTTGGACGAGTAGACCGCTACGACAATGATGGTTTTTACGGCCCCACTAAACTAAATCGCGGTAAACCCCTTGGCGGCTATTTACCACCACCAGACCTAATTATCCAAGACGAATTACATTTAATTTCCGGCCCCTTGGGAACAATGGTAGGTCTATATGAAACAGCCATTGATGCTTTGTGTAGTCAAGAAATAGACGGTAAAACAATTCGTCCGAAAATAGTTGCTTCCACTGCGACAGTCCGCCGCGCCAGCAAACAAATTCAAGCTTTATTCGGTCGCAGCGAAGTTGATATATTTCCACCACCAGGGCCAGACAGACGCGATTCATTCTTTGCTAAAACCGTCCCCGCCACAGTCAAAAACGCCCGTACTTATGTAGGAATTGCTGCTCAAGGACGCAGTTTAAAGGTAGTTTTATTGCGTAGCTATTTAGCATTGTTAGGCGCAGCCCAAAAGCACTGGCTAGAACAAGGGGGTAAGAAGAACTCTGATAACCCAGCCGACCCTTATATGACGCTGTTAGGTTACTTTAACTCCCTACGTGAACTAGGTGGTAGTCGGCGCATTGTAGAAGATGAAGTCAAATCTCGTCTATTACGTTACAGCCAGCATCAGCGAGTTGACGAAACTTCAGGGTTATTTGCTGACCGGAAAATTGATGATGAACCAGAAGAACTAACCTCCCGTGTCAGCACTAGCGACGTTGCAGATACTAAACGGCGAATGGAATTAACCTTTGATCAAGAGGACAAGGTTGATGTAGTTTTAGCAACTAATATGATTTCCGTAGGTTTGGATATTACCCGCTTGGGTTTAATGGTAGTTCTCGGTCAACCCAAGACAGCCGCCGAATATATCCAAGCTACCAGCCGTGTAGGACGGGATGAGGAACGGCCGGGTTTAGTAGTGACCTTGTTGAACATTCATCGTCCACGCGATCGCTCTCATTATGAACGCTTTTTTGCTTGGCATTCAACATTTTACCGAGCAGTAGAAGCTACCAGCGTAACGCCCTTTTCTCCCCGCGCTATTGACCGAGGTATTGCCGCCATCACCGTTGCTTTGGCACGGCTAGGACATCCAGGAATGACAGCACCAACTCGCGCTTTCGATATTACCCAACATCGCCAAGAACTAGAGTTTGTTGTGGAAACCATTGCACAAAGGGCAGAAATGCACGATAAGGAACTGGATGCAAATGAAGCCGAAGCACTACGCCATAAAGTGAAAAATCAAGTCATAGATTTACTCGATGATTGGACAAGTATCGCCAATGGAAAAATTAGCCTGCAATATCAACGGGAAGTAGGCGAAGCACCACCACTAATATTTGACCCCCTCGACCCCGAATTAAGGAATCAACCACAAAAAGCACAAAGGTTTAAAGCACAGCGAAGTTTGCGTGATGTCGAACCAACAGTCAATCTCTGGGTAATTAATCCTTACGGACATGAGGTAGAGGAGAAAGGAAAATGA
- a CDS encoding Eco57I restriction-modification methylase domain-containing protein codes for MVKDREIQAHKEWLGFLQPVGLVVSPTALNNAQMSVNRNVVELQQRLSEIVSRNSFDDSSNYTCVISDFPTFTVEILGWQPTDLVESPEDLTVSLPEYGEILQPTYTVPDPDKGGWLMLVQVISTGTDFDRVSENIKSTGWHANPQGKFERLLREKEIPVGILCNGTELRLVYAPRGESSGHLTFPVQAMCEVSGRLILGAMQMLLEEQRVFNAPTDRRLVALLQNSRKYQNEVSTKLSEQVLDALWELLRGFQAANDHAKGLLLDDIAQNDPQHIYGGLITVLLRLVFLLYAEDEGLMPQGSIYTRNYSVTGLYERLREDAGNYPDTMEQRYGAWAWLLSLFRLVYDGGCHADLYLPARHGQLFDPDEYAFLEGRSRHTTYKEWDLIEPPRVSDSVVHEVLRALLVLDGERLSYRSLDVEQIGSVYEAATGYEVKKATSQSIGLWSKPKSAKASITVVVSVDEVLKTKANDRAKYLKEVAGCEISGKSLTDLKQATTAEDLIAALGRKISPQTPTLLPVGSLYLQPGEERRRSGTHYTPRALTEPIVKETLRPVLEALGERPTPEQILALKVCDLAVGSGAFLVEACRQLAEKLVEAWNQHGMISEVPSDEEPLLYGRRLVAQRCLYGVDKNPFAVNLAKLSLWLVTLAKKHPFTFLDHALKCGDSLVGLTRDQLVKFNWEKDTTYDDKELLLFNEQLNKVKFNRDEIQSLDDENYDAKRDFYEATEELLHDARLKGDLVIASFFAAEKDKARKEERDGLFQKYFKWRRNPDESAEVLSISKKLRQADKPVKPFNWETEFPEVFDRENPGFDAIVGNPPFLGGKRISTVLGDGYRDWLPIVNPEANSNSDLVAHFFRRAFTLLRNNGCFGLIATNTIAQGDTRDTGLKYICNHDGTIYNAQKRLKWAGDAAVVVSVVNIQKGIYVGKKILNGIEVPLISAFLFHTGGNEAPQTLIANANKSFIGSDLQGMGFTFDDTKSDTTSIAEMHRLTTKNPKNAEVIFPYIGGSEINTRPTHDYHRYVINFGDMDEEKAWEWEELMKILEEKVRPERLRKAKELAQYPWWRFWRTRQKLYDAITSLERVLVCSRVNPNCSFTFLPPNLVYAESLVIFALSKYSAFGILQSSTHELWARFFSSTAMDLLRYSCSDCFETFPFPQNWETNSTLETIGKEYYEYRAALMVRNNQGLTDTYNRFHDPDEYDPEILKLRELHTAMDKAVLNAYGWSDIPTDCDFILDYEEEEDTENSSGRQKKKPWRYRWREEIHDEVLARLLDLNQKRAEAEILGGKGADKGKGKGGKNKSNQRKSKKVIENAPAIPGII; via the coding sequence ATGGTTAAGGATAGAGAAATTCAAGCGCATAAGGAATGGTTGGGCTTCCTTCAGCCAGTGGGGTTGGTAGTGTCGCCAACGGCGTTAAATAATGCCCAAATGTCGGTAAATCGCAACGTTGTTGAGTTACAGCAACGGTTAAGCGAAATAGTAAGCCGAAATTCCTTTGATGACAGCAGCAACTACACCTGCGTAATTTCTGACTTTCCCACCTTCACAGTTGAAATTCTCGGTTGGCAACCGACAGATTTAGTCGAGAGTCCAGAGGATTTAACGGTATCGCTACCAGAATACGGTGAAATTTTACAACCAACATATACCGTACCTGACCCAGATAAAGGTGGCTGGTTGATGCTGGTACAGGTCATTTCCACTGGTACTGACTTTGATAGAGTCAGCGAGAATATCAAATCTACAGGATGGCACGCCAACCCTCAAGGGAAATTTGAGCGACTGTTGCGGGAGAAGGAAATTCCTGTAGGTATTTTGTGTAATGGTACAGAATTACGTTTGGTATATGCCCCACGCGGCGAATCTTCTGGACACCTAACCTTTCCAGTACAGGCGATGTGCGAAGTATCGGGACGGTTAATTTTGGGTGCAATGCAGATGTTGTTGGAAGAACAGCGAGTGTTCAATGCACCAACTGACCGCCGTTTAGTAGCATTACTGCAAAATAGCCGCAAGTACCAAAACGAAGTTTCTACCAAGTTATCAGAACAGGTACTTGATGCACTGTGGGAATTACTGCGTGGTTTTCAAGCTGCGAATGACCATGCTAAAGGACTCTTGCTTGATGACATTGCCCAAAACGACCCCCAACATATCTACGGTGGATTAATTACAGTTTTGCTGCGGTTGGTGTTTCTGCTGTATGCGGAAGATGAGGGATTGATGCCGCAGGGTTCGATTTACACGCGCAACTATTCTGTAACTGGACTTTATGAGAGATTGCGCGAGGATGCGGGTAACTATCCTGACACAATGGAACAGCGTTATGGTGCTTGGGCTTGGTTACTCAGTCTTTTTCGCTTAGTTTACGATGGTGGCTGTCATGCTGACTTATATTTGCCAGCACGTCACGGACAGCTTTTTGACCCAGATGAGTACGCATTTTTAGAAGGTCGTTCTCGTCATACTACTTATAAAGAATGGGATTTAATTGAACCGCCACGTGTTTCTGATAGCGTAGTTCATGAGGTATTGCGAGCATTACTCGTTCTTGATGGTGAGCGTTTGTCATACCGTTCTCTAGATGTGGAACAAATTGGTTCCGTATACGAAGCGGCAACCGGATACGAGGTTAAAAAAGCTACTTCTCAATCTATTGGCTTATGGAGTAAACCAAAAAGTGCTAAAGCCTCCATTACTGTAGTCGTTAGCGTTGATGAGGTTTTAAAAACCAAAGCCAATGACAGGGCGAAGTATTTAAAAGAAGTGGCAGGTTGTGAAATTTCTGGAAAATCACTGACAGATTTAAAGCAAGCAACAACCGCCGAGGATTTAATTGCAGCTTTAGGACGGAAAATATCTCCACAAACCCCAACTTTATTACCTGTGGGTTCGCTTTATTTGCAACCAGGGGAAGAACGGCGGCGCAGTGGAACTCATTATACGCCCCGTGCGTTGACAGAACCGATAGTTAAAGAAACTCTCAGACCTGTTCTGGAAGCCTTGGGTGAACGTCCCACACCAGAGCAAATTTTGGCTTTGAAGGTATGCGATTTAGCTGTTGGTTCGGGCGCGTTCTTGGTAGAAGCTTGTCGTCAGTTAGCGGAAAAATTGGTGGAAGCTTGGAATCAACATGGCATGATTTCAGAAGTTCCATCAGATGAAGAACCCTTACTGTATGGGCGGCGTTTGGTGGCGCAGCGCTGTTTGTATGGGGTGGATAAAAACCCGTTTGCGGTGAATTTAGCAAAGTTATCTTTGTGGTTGGTAACTTTAGCGAAAAAGCATCCTTTTACATTTTTAGACCATGCGTTGAAATGTGGTGATTCATTGGTAGGTTTAACCCGCGACCAACTTGTTAAATTTAACTGGGAAAAAGATACTACTTATGATGATAAAGAATTGCTTTTATTTAATGAGCAACTAAATAAGGTTAAGTTTAACCGTGATGAAATTCAAAGTTTAGACGATGAGAATTACGATGCGAAGCGTGATTTTTATGAAGCAACAGAGGAATTATTACATGATGCTCGTCTCAAAGGTGATTTAGTGATTGCTTCTTTCTTTGCGGCGGAGAAAGATAAAGCAAGGAAAGAGGAGAGAGACGGATTATTTCAGAAGTATTTTAAATGGCGGCGAAATCCAGATGAGAGTGCAGAGGTTTTAAGTATTAGTAAAAAACTGCGGCAAGCAGATAAACCTGTGAAACCGTTTAATTGGGAAACTGAATTTCCAGAGGTATTTGATAGAGAAAATCCGGGGTTCGATGCAATTGTTGGAAATCCACCATTTTTAGGTGGGAAACGGATTAGCACAGTATTAGGAGATGGTTATAGAGATTGGTTGCCTATAGTAAATCCAGAAGCAAATAGTAATAGTGATTTAGTTGCTCACTTTTTTAGAAGAGCGTTTACTCTCTTGAGAAATAATGGATGTTTTGGTCTTATCGCAACAAATACCATTGCTCAAGGAGACACCCGCGATACAGGTCTGAAATACATATGTAATCATGACGGTACGATATACAACGCTCAAAAGCGGCTAAAGTGGGCAGGGGATGCAGCAGTGGTAGTAAGTGTGGTAAATATCCAAAAGGGAATTTACGTGGGAAAAAAGATTTTAAACGGCATAGAAGTCCCTCTTATCTCAGCATTTCTGTTTCATACAGGCGGAAACGAAGCACCCCAAACCTTGATTGCCAATGCAAATAAGAGTTTTATTGGTTCCGACCTACAAGGTATGGGATTTACATTTGATGATACAAAAAGTGATACTACATCCATTGCTGAAATGCACCGCTTAACTACAAAAAATCCTAAAAATGCAGAAGTAATTTTTCCTTATATTGGAGGTTCTGAGATAAATACTAGACCTACTCATGACTATCATCGCTATGTCATCAACTTCGGTGATATGGATGAAGAAAAAGCATGGGAATGGGAAGAGTTAATGAAAATATTAGAAGAAAAAGTTAGACCAGAGCGTTTAAGAAAAGCAAAAGAATTAGCACAGTATCCTTGGTGGAGGTTTTGGAGAACTCGGCAAAAACTGTATGATGCAATCACATCTCTCGAACGTGTATTAGTTTGCTCTAGAGTTAACCCTAACTGCTCTTTTACATTTTTACCTCCAAATTTAGTTTATGCAGAGTCACTGGTAATTTTTGCCTTATCTAAATATTCTGCTTTTGGGATATTACAAAGTTCTACTCATGAATTATGGGCTAGATTTTTTAGCAGTACAGCAATGGATTTGTTGCGTTATTCTTGTTCCGACTGTTTTGAAACCTTCCCCTTCCCCCAAAACTGGGAAACCAACTCTACCCTAGAAACCATAGGCAAAGAATACTACGAATACCGCGCTGCCTTAATGGTTCGCAACAACCAAGGACTCACCGACACCTACAACCGCTTCCACGACCCCGACGAATACGACCCCGAAATCCTCAAACTCCGCGAACTCCACACCGCAATGGATAAAGCCGTCCTCAACGCTTACGGCTGGTCAGATATCCCCACCGACTGCGATTTTATCCTCGACTACGAAGAGGAAGAAGACACAGAAAACAGCAGTGGACGACAAAAGAAAAAACCCTGGCGTTATCGTTGGCGCGAAGAAATCCACGATGAAGTTTTAGCACGCTTACTTGATTTAAACCAAAAACGCGCCGAAGCAGAAATTTTAGGCGGTAAAGGTGCAGATAAAGGGAAGGGTAAAGGAGGGAAAAATAAATCTAATCAAAGAAAGTCTAAAAAGGTGATTGAAAATGCACCAGCAATACCAGGAATTATTTGA